One genomic window of Nocardioides daphniae includes the following:
- a CDS encoding DUF6314 family protein, with amino-acid sequence MSSPHDPRSLVGRWAFERVVTDRLADEVIDVDGTVELSVEDDGRVRWAEQGTMHRRGADIEVSRVLYVVEREGGWMVIFDDGRDFHPWSPGAQVVHLCGADTYAGWSSSGRRRGG; translated from the coding sequence GTGTCCTCCCCGCACGACCCCCGCAGCCTGGTCGGCCGGTGGGCCTTCGAGCGCGTCGTCACCGACCGCCTCGCCGACGAGGTGATCGACGTCGACGGGACGGTCGAGCTCTCCGTCGAGGACGACGGACGGGTCCGGTGGGCCGAGCAGGGCACGATGCACCGCCGTGGCGCCGACATCGAGGTGAGCCGGGTGCTGTACGTCGTCGAGCGCGAGGGCGGCTGGATGGTCATCTTCGACGACGGCCGCGACTTCCACCCCTGGTCGCCCGGGGCGCAGGTGGTGCACCTGTGCGGGGCGGACACGTATGCCGGCTGGTCGAGCTCGGGCCGACGACGTGGCGGGTGA
- a CDS encoding LysR family transcriptional regulator: MLSPHVPDLRALELLLVVGRTRSMGAAAIQLGITQQAASSRIQTMESLVGEPLLVRSKRGSELTPIGELVSQWAARVVEAAEELDTGIAALKIDRRGHLNVAASLTIAEHLLPGWMVALRTEQSRGGRSPSELTMTATNSANVVKLVQDGAVDLGFVEGPEAPRGLRRRKVGVDELVVVVGPGHPWARRGRRPVTAEQLAATPLVVREQGSGTRTVLERALARHRMVPPALELSSTTAVRSAVAAGAGPAALGRHAVRDDLATRRLVAVQVTGLDLTRVLHAVWLGGPQPPEGPARDLVALAARSAR; encoded by the coding sequence GTGCTGTCACCCCACGTCCCCGACCTGCGCGCGTTGGAGCTGCTGCTGGTCGTCGGGCGTACGAGGAGCATGGGCGCCGCGGCCATCCAGCTCGGCATCACGCAGCAGGCAGCGAGCTCCCGGATCCAGACGATGGAGAGCCTCGTCGGCGAGCCCCTGCTGGTGCGCAGCAAGCGCGGCTCGGAGCTGACGCCGATCGGTGAGCTGGTCTCGCAGTGGGCCGCGCGCGTCGTCGAGGCGGCGGAGGAGCTGGACACCGGCATCGCCGCCCTCAAGATCGACCGCCGCGGCCACCTCAACGTGGCCGCCAGCCTCACCATCGCCGAGCACCTGCTGCCCGGCTGGATGGTGGCCCTGCGCACCGAGCAGTCCCGCGGGGGCCGTTCCCCCTCGGAGCTGACCATGACGGCGACCAACTCCGCCAACGTGGTGAAGCTCGTGCAGGACGGCGCGGTCGACCTCGGCTTCGTCGAAGGGCCGGAGGCTCCGCGCGGCCTGCGCCGGCGCAAGGTGGGGGTCGACGAGCTGGTCGTGGTCGTCGGCCCCGGTCACCCGTGGGCCCGCCGGGGCCGTCGTCCCGTCACCGCCGAGCAGCTCGCCGCCACCCCGCTGGTGGTGCGCGAGCAGGGGTCGGGCACCCGGACCGTCCTGGAGCGGGCGCTCGCCCGTCACCGGATGGTGCCGCCGGCCCTCGAGCTCTCCAGCACCACCGCCGTACGCTCCGCGGTCGCCGCCGGCGCCGGACCTGCCGCCCTGGGCCGTCACGCGGTCCGCGACGACCTGGCCACCCGACGCCTGGTGGCGGTCCAGGTCACCGGCCTCGACCTGACCCGCGTCCTGCACGCCGTGTGGCTGGGTGGCCCGCAGCCGCCCGAGGGCCCGGCCCGTGACCTGGTGGCGCTGGCCGCCCGCAGCGCACGGTGA
- a CDS encoding FAD-dependent oxidoreductase, which produces MTLRVAVVGAGPAGIYAADILTKSEVDVSVDLFERLPAPFGLVRYGVAPDHPRIKEIIKALQRVLAKPEVRFIGNVDYGTDVKLEELREFYDAVIFSTGAMADRDLRIPGEDLKRSYGAADFVSWYDSHPDVPQTWDFGNGTHAAVIGVGNVALDVARVLAKTADEMLVTDIPSRSTRASPRRRSPTSTSSRAAARRTRSSRRWSCASSTTPPTSRSSSTPRASRSTTTRWSTSPSTRPTSWCSTSWPTGWAATSRASRTASTSTSWRRPRRSSARTARSSACAPSAPSWSATDPCVAPASSPTGPSSRSTARWATPRRRCWACPSTSASWSSPTRVAACWASTATTCPTRSSPAGSSADRSA; this is translated from the coding sequence ATGACTCTTCGTGTTGCCGTCGTGGGCGCTGGGCCCGCCGGGATCTATGCCGCCGACATCCTCACCAAGTCCGAGGTCGACGTCTCCGTCGACCTCTTCGAGCGTCTGCCGGCGCCGTTCGGCCTGGTGCGCTACGGCGTCGCCCCCGACCACCCGCGCATCAAGGAGATCATCAAGGCTCTCCAGCGCGTCCTCGCCAAGCCCGAGGTCCGCTTCATCGGCAACGTCGACTACGGCACCGACGTCAAGCTCGAGGAGCTCCGCGAGTTCTACGACGCCGTGATCTTCTCGACCGGCGCCATGGCCGACCGCGACCTCCGCATCCCCGGCGAGGACCTCAAGCGCTCCTACGGCGCGGCCGACTTCGTCTCCTGGTACGACTCGCACCCCGACGTGCCGCAGACGTGGGACTTCGGCAACGGCACCCACGCCGCCGTGATCGGCGTCGGCAACGTCGCGCTCGACGTGGCCCGGGTGCTGGCCAAGACCGCCGACGAGATGCTGGTGACCGACATCCCGAGCAGGTCCACGCGGGCCTCGCCTCGAAGAAGATCACCGACGTCCACGTCTTCGCGCGCCGCGGCCCGGCGTACGCGAAGTTCTCGCCGATGGAGCTGCGCGAGCTCAACCACTCCCCCAACGTCGAGGTCATCGTCCACCCCGAGGGCTTCGAGGTCGACGACCACTCGATGGAGCACATCTCCAAGCACAAGACCCACAAGCTGGTGCTCGACATCCTGGCCAACTGGGTGGGCCGCGACATCGAGGGCAAGCCGCACCGCATCCACCTCCACTTCATGGAGGCGCCCACGGAGGTCCTCGGCGAGGACGGCGAGGTCGTCGGCCTGCGCACCGAGCGCACCGAGCTGGTCGGCGACGGATCCGTGCGTGGCACCGGCGAGTTCACCGACTGGCCCGTCCAGTCGGTCTACCGCGCGGTGGGCTACGCCTCGTCGCCGCTGCTGGGCCTGCCCTTCGACGAGCGCGAGCTGGTCATCCCCAACGAGGGTGGCCGCGTGCTGGGCCTCGACGGCGACCACGTGCCCAACACGTTCGTCACCGGCTGGGTCAAGCGCGGACCGGTCGGCCTGA
- a CDS encoding rhodanese-like domain-containing protein: MKSEIDIARAAQVHAEGALFVDVREVQEYREGHVPGATNLPMSRLMTRLDELDRTRPVHVICASGGRSSAMADVMRAAGIDAVDVLGGTIAWARAGHPLETGQG, translated from the coding sequence ATGAAGAGCGAGATCGACATCGCCCGAGCGGCGCAGGTGCACGCCGAGGGCGCGTTGTTCGTGGACGTCCGGGAGGTGCAGGAGTACCGCGAGGGGCACGTGCCCGGCGCGACGAACCTCCCCATGAGCCGCCTGATGACCCGTCTCGACGAGCTCGACCGCACCCGCCCCGTGCACGTGATCTGCGCGTCGGGCGGGCGCAGCTCGGCGATGGCCGACGTGATGCGCGCCGCCGGCATCGACGCCGTCGACGTCCTGGGCGGGACCATCGCCTGGGCCCGTGCCGGCCACCCGCTCGAGACCGGCCAGGGCTGA
- a CDS encoding metal-sensitive transcriptional regulator — protein MDLDPTDIKAIITRMKRANGHLASVIRMLEEGSDCESALTQLAAVNKALSRAGYALVATGLQQCLAASEDGLDGVDAKKMEKLFLSLA, from the coding sequence ATGGACCTGGACCCCACCGACATCAAGGCGATCATCACCCGCATGAAGCGGGCCAACGGCCACCTCGCCAGCGTGATCCGCATGCTGGAGGAGGGCTCCGACTGCGAGTCGGCCCTGACCCAGCTCGCGGCGGTCAACAAGGCGCTCTCGCGCGCCGGCTACGCCCTCGTGGCGACCGGGCTGCAGCAGTGCCTGGCCGCCAGCGAGGACGGGCTCGACGGCGTCGACGCCAAGAAGATGGAGAAGCTCTTCCTCTCGCTGGCCTGA
- a CDS encoding fasciclin domain-containing protein, whose product MKVRTIAATLASTAVLSAGLLAPSTATAAEPTGTRSLAAVLTADGNQFDRNSADYDILTEAVLAVLEAKPDSAVSVLADGNVALTAFLPNDFSFKLLAKDLTGKYRWSEKATFQTLVDAVGVDTIEQVLLYHVVPGATIDSATALKSDNASLTTAQGGAVTVDVLSKRFGIVQLRDLDRNDFDPLLVPGKFDINKGNKQIAHGIFLVLRPIDV is encoded by the coding sequence ATGAAGGTCCGCACCATCGCAGCCACCCTGGCCAGCACCGCCGTGCTCAGCGCCGGCCTGCTCGCGCCGAGCACCGCGACGGCCGCCGAGCCCACCGGGACCAGGAGCCTCGCCGCCGTGCTGACCGCCGACGGCAACCAGTTCGACCGCAACTCCGCCGACTACGACATCCTCACCGAGGCCGTGCTGGCCGTCCTCGAGGCCAAGCCCGACAGCGCGGTCTCCGTGCTCGCCGACGGCAACGTCGCACTGACGGCCTTCCTGCCCAACGACTTCTCGTTCAAGCTGCTCGCCAAGGACCTCACCGGGAAGTACCGCTGGTCGGAGAAGGCGACCTTCCAGACCCTCGTCGACGCGGTCGGCGTCGACACCATCGAGCAGGTCCTGCTCTACCACGTGGTGCCCGGGGCGACGATCGACTCCGCCACCGCGCTGAAGTCCGACAACGCCTCGCTGACCACGGCGCAGGGTGGCGCGGTCACGGTCGACGTCCTCTCCAAGCGGTTCGGGATCGTGCAGCTGCGCGACCTCGACCGCAACGACTTCGACCCGCTGCTGGTGCCGGGCAAGTTCGACATCAACAAGGGCAACAAGCAGATCGCGCACGGCATCTTCCTGGTGCTGCGCCCGATCGACGTGTGA
- a CDS encoding peroxidase family protein, which yields MTVPFHPGRTDATQEQTDVESFTVMEPRADAFRNYARADDRVPADVLMVEKAYMLGLTPPEMTVLLGGMRALGANHGGSQHGVLTNRVGVLSNDFFANLLDMATEWKAVGDGTYEGRDRESGEVVGTATLVDLVFGHHSELRALAEAYASDDAQQRFVEDFVAAWTKVMELDRFDLHR from the coding sequence GTGACCGTGCCCTTCCACCCGGGCCGCACCGACGCCACCCAGGAGCAGACCGACGTCGAGTCGTTCACCGTGATGGAGCCGCGCGCCGACGCGTTCCGCAACTACGCCCGCGCCGACGACCGGGTCCCGGCCGACGTGCTGATGGTGGAGAAGGCCTACATGCTGGGCCTCACCCCGCCGGAGATGACCGTCCTGCTGGGCGGCATGCGGGCGCTGGGCGCCAACCACGGCGGCAGCCAGCACGGCGTCCTCACCAACCGCGTCGGGGTGCTGAGCAACGACTTCTTCGCGAACCTGCTCGACATGGCGACGGAGTGGAAGGCCGTCGGCGACGGGACGTACGAGGGCCGCGACCGCGAGAGCGGCGAGGTCGTCGGCACGGCCACGCTCGTCGACCTGGTCTTCGGCCACCACTCCGAGCTGCGCGCGCTGGCCGAGGCGTACGCCAGCGACGACGCCCAGCAGCGGTTCGTCGAGGACTTCGTCGCCGCCTGGACCAAGGTGATGGAGCTCGACCGCTTCGACCTGCACCGCTGA
- a CDS encoding peroxidase family protein, giving the protein MASEERCGLRHGADGPRPLHPSRAPDADLRPGAALRPGVREGLAPLLREPRRVRGGVLQGLVQAAPPRHGAGPALPRPVGARAAAVAGPGAGGRPRARRRPDLDAVKAAVLDSGLGVPELVRTAWAAASTYRRTDFRGGVNGARIRLEPQRSWEVNDPAEVSRVIGALEGIRDDFAGRGTTISIADLLVLAGNAAIEKAARDAGSR; this is encoded by the coding sequence GTGGCGTCCGAAGAACGGTGCGGGCTCCGACATGGTGCCGATGGCCCACGACCCCTCCACCCGTCGCGAGCCCCGGATGCTGACCTCCGACCTGGCGCTGCGCTTCGACCCGGAGTACGAGAAGGTCTCGCGCCACTTCTACGAGAACCCCGACGCGTTCGCGGAGGCGTTCTCCAAGGCCTGGTACAAGCTGCTCCACCGCGACATGGGGCCGGCCCAGCGCTACCTCGGCCCGTGGGTGCCCGAGCCGCAGCCGTGGCAGGACCCGGTGCCGGCGGTCGACCACGAGCTCGTCGGCGGCCCGACCTCGACGCCGTCAAGGCTGCCGTGCTGGACTCCGGCCTGGGCGTCCCCGAGCTCGTACGCACGGCGTGGGCCGCTGCGTCGACCTACCGCCGGACCGACTTCCGCGGCGGCGTCAACGGCGCCCGCATCCGGCTGGAGCCGCAGCGCAGCTGGGAGGTCAACGACCCGGCCGAGGTGTCCCGTGTGATCGGGGCGCTGGAGGGCATCCGCGACGACTTCGCCGGGCGGGGGACAACCATCTCGATCGCCGACCTGCTCGTGCTGGCGGGCAACGCCGCCATCGAGAAGGCAGCGCGTGACGCTGGGTCGAGGTGA
- a CDS encoding Fur family transcriptional regulator, protein MPETTSTPDFASVLRAASLRVTRPRQAVLAAVAAEPHLDTDAVIHRVRAELGTVSHQAVYDVLRALTEAGLLRRIQPAGATARYEARTDDNHHHVVCRSCGAIEDVDCAVGQAPCLVASDDHGFAVDEAEVVWWGTCPSCTAATA, encoded by the coding sequence ATGCCCGAGACCACCAGCACCCCTGACTTCGCGTCGGTGCTGCGCGCTGCCTCACTGCGGGTGACCCGCCCGCGGCAGGCGGTGCTGGCAGCGGTCGCGGCGGAGCCGCACCTCGACACCGACGCCGTCATCCACCGCGTACGCGCGGAGCTCGGCACCGTGTCGCACCAGGCCGTGTACGACGTGCTGCGCGCCCTCACCGAGGCCGGGCTGCTGCGTCGCATCCAGCCGGCCGGCGCCACCGCCCGCTACGAGGCCCGCACCGACGACAACCACCACCACGTCGTCTGCCGCAGCTGCGGCGCGATCGAGGACGTCGACTGCGCCGTCGGCCAGGCGCCGTGCCTCGTCGCCTCCGACGACCACGGCTTCGCCGTGGACGAGGCCGAGGTCGTCTGGTGGGGCACCTGCCCCTCCTGCACGGCCGCCACGGCGTGA
- a CDS encoding ArsO family NAD(P)H-dependent flavin-containing monooxygenase yields MKGRTIDDKAPEQAREIEVVVIGGGQAGLATGFYLRRGGLVPGRDFVVVDAADRPGGAWPRTWDGLRLFSPAGFSSLPGWMMPPWDDATRGYPPRDHVVSYLTRYEERFELQVARPHRVESVRRADEDPIGRLLVEAPGCSWSARAVVSATGTWDRPFWPTYPGIATFRGRQLHAADYHSPEDFTGQRVVVVGGGNSAAQILAEVSTAAETRWVTNRPPRFLQDDVDGRVLFATARARIEALAQGREHDGVAGLGDIVMVASVKAARDRGVLHALPMFARLTEGAVAWADGTSWECDAVIWCTGFRPALSHLRPLRLTRHGRIAVGGPSGTQALEEPRLHLVGYGDWTGPASATLAGVGPSARATASLILGIRSS; encoded by the coding sequence GTGAAGGGGCGCACGATCGACGACAAGGCGCCGGAGCAGGCCCGCGAGATCGAGGTGGTGGTCATCGGCGGCGGACAGGCCGGCCTGGCCACCGGCTTCTACCTGCGGCGCGGCGGCCTCGTCCCGGGACGCGACTTCGTGGTCGTCGACGCCGCCGACCGACCGGGCGGGGCGTGGCCACGCACGTGGGACGGGTTGCGCCTGTTCTCGCCGGCAGGCTTCTCGTCGCTGCCCGGCTGGATGATGCCGCCGTGGGACGACGCGACCCGGGGCTACCCGCCGCGGGACCACGTGGTGTCCTACCTGACCAGGTACGAGGAGCGGTTCGAGCTGCAGGTGGCGCGGCCACACCGGGTGGAGTCGGTCCGCAGGGCCGACGAGGATCCCATCGGCCGCCTTCTGGTGGAGGCTCCGGGGTGTTCCTGGTCGGCCCGAGCGGTGGTCTCGGCCACCGGCACCTGGGACCGGCCGTTCTGGCCCACCTACCCGGGGATCGCCACCTTCCGGGGCCGTCAGCTGCACGCTGCCGACTACCACTCGCCGGAGGACTTCACCGGTCAGCGCGTCGTCGTGGTCGGCGGCGGGAACTCCGCCGCCCAGATCCTGGCCGAGGTGTCGACCGCGGCCGAGACCCGGTGGGTCACCAACCGACCACCACGCTTCCTGCAGGACGACGTGGACGGTCGGGTCCTCTTCGCCACCGCCCGGGCCCGGATCGAGGCCTTGGCCCAGGGGCGCGAGCACGACGGCGTGGCAGGGCTCGGCGACATCGTGATGGTCGCGAGCGTGAAGGCGGCCCGCGACCGCGGCGTCCTGCACGCCCTGCCGATGTTCGCCCGCCTCACCGAGGGCGCAGTGGCCTGGGCCGACGGCACTAGCTGGGAGTGCGACGCCGTCATCTGGTGCACGGGGTTCCGGCCAGCGCTCAGTCACCTGCGCCCGTTGCGGTTGACGAGGCATGGACGCATCGCGGTCGGCGGGCCGTCGGGCACGCAGGCCCTCGAGGAACCCCGGCTCCACCTCGTCGGGTACGGCGACTGGACGGGCCCCGCGTCCGCAACCCTGGCCGGAGTCGGCCCCTCGGCGCGGGCGACGGCTTCCCTCATTCTGGGGATCCGATCCTCCTGA